The following coding sequences lie in one Synechococcus sp. MW101C3 genomic window:
- the dnaK gene encoding molecular chaperone DnaK, protein MGKVVGIDLGTTNSCVAVMEGGKPTVIANAEGFRTTPSVVAYTKNQDQLVGQIAKRQAVMNPENTFYSVKRFIGRRVEEVNEESKEVSYGVEKVGANVKVKCPVLNKQFAPEEVSAQVLRKLAEDAGKYLGETVTQAVITVPAYFNDSQRQATKDAGKIAGLEVLRIINEPTAAALAYGLDRKSNERILVFDLGGGTFDVSVLEVGDGVFEVLSTSGDTHLGGDDFDKVIVDFLADSFKANEGIDLRQDKQALQRLTEAAEKAKIELSSATQSEINLPFITATPEGPKHLDVTLTRAKFEELASKLIDRCRVPVEQALKDAKLASSELDEVVMVGGSTRIPAVLELVKRVTGKDPNQTVNPDEVVAVGAAIQGGVLAGEVKDILLLDVTPLSLGVETLGGVMTKMITRNTTIPTKKSEVYSTAVDGQTNVEIHVLQGERELASDNKSLGTFRLDGIPPAPRGVPQIEVTFDIDANGILSVTAKDKGSGKEQSISITGASTLSDNEVEKMVKDAELNATADKEKRERIDLKNQAETLVYQAEKQLGELGDKVAADAKDKVEAKRVQLKEAVEKEDFTAMKSLLEELQQELYALGASVYQQAGAAEAAAANGAAGNGASASGAAADDVIDAEFTESK, encoded by the coding sequence ATGGGCAAGGTTGTTGGGATTGATCTGGGCACGACGAACAGCTGCGTGGCGGTCATGGAGGGCGGCAAGCCCACGGTGATTGCCAACGCTGAAGGCTTCCGCACCACGCCTTCGGTGGTGGCGTACACCAAGAACCAGGACCAGCTGGTGGGGCAGATCGCCAAGCGCCAGGCGGTGATGAACCCTGAAAACACCTTCTATTCGGTCAAGCGCTTCATCGGCCGCCGGGTCGAGGAAGTGAACGAAGAATCGAAGGAAGTGAGCTACGGCGTCGAAAAGGTGGGCGCCAATGTGAAGGTCAAGTGCCCGGTGCTGAACAAGCAGTTCGCCCCGGAGGAAGTGTCGGCCCAGGTGCTGCGCAAGCTGGCGGAAGACGCCGGCAAGTACCTCGGTGAAACCGTCACCCAGGCGGTGATCACGGTGCCCGCCTACTTCAACGACTCCCAGCGCCAGGCCACCAAGGACGCCGGCAAGATCGCCGGCCTCGAAGTGCTGCGCATCATCAACGAGCCCACCGCGGCGGCCCTGGCCTATGGCCTGGATCGCAAGAGCAACGAGCGCATCCTGGTGTTCGACCTCGGCGGCGGCACCTTCGACGTGTCCGTGCTCGAAGTGGGCGATGGCGTGTTCGAGGTGCTCTCCACCAGTGGCGACACCCACCTGGGTGGCGACGACTTCGACAAGGTGATCGTCGACTTCCTGGCGGATTCCTTCAAGGCCAACGAAGGCATCGACCTGCGCCAGGACAAGCAGGCCCTGCAGCGCCTCACCGAAGCGGCCGAGAAGGCCAAGATCGAGCTCTCCAGCGCCACCCAGAGCGAGATCAACCTGCCGTTCATCACGGCCACGCCGGAAGGCCCCAAGCACCTGGATGTCACCCTCACCCGGGCGAAGTTCGAGGAGCTGGCCAGCAAGCTGATCGATCGCTGCCGGGTGCCGGTGGAGCAGGCCCTCAAGGACGCCAAACTCGCCAGCAGCGAGCTGGATGAGGTGGTGATGGTGGGGGGTTCCACCCGCATCCCCGCGGTGCTGGAACTGGTCAAGCGGGTCACCGGCAAGGACCCCAACCAGACGGTGAACCCCGACGAAGTGGTGGCCGTGGGCGCCGCCATTCAGGGCGGCGTGCTGGCCGGTGAGGTGAAGGACATCCTTCTGCTCGACGTCACCCCGCTGTCGCTGGGTGTGGAAACCCTGGGCGGCGTGATGACCAAGATGATCACCCGCAACACCACCATCCCCACCAAGAAGTCGGAGGTGTATTCCACCGCGGTGGATGGCCAGACGAACGTGGAGATCCACGTGCTGCAGGGTGAGCGCGAGCTCGCGTCCGACAACAAGAGCCTGGGAACCTTCCGTCTCGACGGCATTCCTCCGGCCCCCCGCGGCGTGCCCCAGATCGAAGTCACCTTCGACATCGACGCCAACGGCATCCTCAGCGTGACCGCCAAGGACAAGGGCAGCGGCAAGGAGCAGAGCATCTCCATCACCGGCGCCTCCACCCTCAGCGACAACGAGGTGGAGAAGATGGTGAAGGACGCCGAGCTGAATGCCACGGCCGACAAGGAGAAGCGCGAGCGCATCGACCTGAAGAACCAGGCCGAAACCCTCGTGTATCAGGCCGAGAAGCAGCTCGGCGAACTGGGCGACAAGGTGGCCGCCGACGCCAAGGACAAGGTGGAAGCCAAGCGGGTGCAGCTCAAGGAAGCGGTCGAGAAGGAAGACTTCACCGCCATGAAGAGCCTGCTCGAAGAGCTGCAACAGGAGCTCTACGCCCTGGGCGCCTCTGTGTATCAGCAGGCCGGTGCCGCTGAAGCGGCGGCGGCCAACGGAGCGGCCGGCAATGGTGCCTCCGCCTCCGGTGCTGCCGCCGACGACGTGATCGACGCCGAGTTCACCGAGAGCAAGTGA
- the purU gene encoding formyltetrahydrofolate deformylase, whose product MTLPTAILQVICPDRPGLVSTLSGWVAANGGNIRHADHHTDAGAGLFLSRLEWEVEGFGLPREAIGPAALALAERLGGEGTLRFSDGHPRVAIFVGRQDHCLVDLLWRTRAGELPMQVPLVVSNHPDLELLAADFGARFVHLPISAGSREQVEQAQRQLLSELDIDLVVLAKYMQVLSPAFLLGAPPVINIHHSFLPAFQGAQPYHRAWERGVKLIGATAHYVTEELDGGPIIEQATITVSHRDDVDDLIRKGRDTERLALARALRLHLRGQVMVYRGRTAVFS is encoded by the coding sequence ATGACCCTTCCAACGGCGATCCTTCAGGTGATCTGCCCCGACCGTCCTGGGCTGGTGAGCACCCTTTCGGGCTGGGTGGCTGCCAATGGCGGCAATATCCGCCATGCCGATCACCACACCGATGCCGGTGCCGGCCTGTTCCTCAGCCGTCTGGAGTGGGAGGTGGAGGGCTTCGGCCTGCCGCGGGAGGCGATCGGCCCGGCCGCGCTTGCTCTTGCCGAGCGGCTGGGGGGGGAAGGCACGCTGCGCTTCTCCGACGGCCACCCGCGCGTGGCGATCTTCGTGGGGCGGCAGGACCATTGCCTGGTGGATCTGCTCTGGCGCACGCGGGCCGGAGAGCTGCCGATGCAGGTGCCGCTGGTGGTGTCCAACCATCCGGATCTTGAGCTGCTTGCCGCCGATTTCGGTGCCCGCTTCGTGCATCTGCCGATCAGCGCCGGCAGCCGCGAGCAGGTGGAGCAGGCCCAGCGGCAACTGCTGAGCGAGCTGGACATCGACCTGGTGGTGCTGGCCAAGTACATGCAGGTGCTGAGCCCAGCCTTCCTGCTGGGGGCGCCGCCGGTGATCAACATCCACCATTCGTTTCTGCCCGCTTTTCAGGGGGCCCAGCCCTACCACCGCGCCTGGGAGCGGGGGGTCAAGTTGATCGGAGCCACCGCCCACTACGTGACCGAAGAGCTCGATGGCGGCCCGATCATTGAGCAGGCCACGATCACCGTCAGTCACCGCGACGACGTGGACGATCTGATCCGTAAAGGCCGCGACACTGAACGGCTGGCGCTGGCCCGGGCGCTGCGCCTGCACCTGCGTGGCCAGGTGATGGTCTACCGCGGCCGCACAGCGGTGTTCTCCTGA
- the pstS gene encoding phosphate ABC transporter substrate-binding protein PstS, whose product MASPTRLHRRTFARLALPLGLGAAMALTACGGGGGGGGGDQLTGTLNGAGASFPSSIYQSWFQQLASTGLKVNYQSVGSGAGVRQFIAGTVDFGASDAPMDAEDLAKVSRGTVQVPMTAGAIAVAYNLPGCELKLTQAQVAEVFLGKIKNFKELGCADQQINVVYRSDGSGTTYNFTNSLAAFSEAWKTGPGAGKAVAWPVGVGAKGNEGVAANLGQNRGSIGYVETSFVKGDLQAAAVQNKSGDFAKPDSENASKALAAIDLGPDLIGSDPNPSAGYPIVTFTWILLYKTGNGEKAEMLKKVFNTTLSEEFQSKAPTLGYVSLPPEVITKAKAAVDSIGK is encoded by the coding sequence ATGGCCTCCCCCACCCGATTGCACCGCCGTACGTTCGCCCGTCTGGCGCTGCCGCTCGGCCTGGGCGCGGCGATGGCGCTCACGGCCTGCGGCGGCGGGGGCGGGGGCGGCGGGGGCGACCAGCTCACCGGCACCCTCAACGGGGCCGGCGCCTCCTTTCCCTCCTCCATCTATCAGAGCTGGTTCCAGCAGCTGGCCTCCACCGGCTTGAAGGTCAACTACCAGTCGGTGGGCTCCGGCGCCGGAGTGCGCCAGTTCATCGCCGGCACCGTGGATTTCGGCGCCAGCGATGCGCCGATGGACGCTGAGGACCTCGCCAAGGTGAGCCGCGGCACCGTGCAGGTGCCGATGACGGCCGGCGCCATCGCCGTGGCCTACAACCTGCCCGGCTGCGAGCTCAAGCTCACCCAGGCCCAGGTGGCGGAAGTGTTCCTCGGCAAGATCAAGAACTTCAAGGAGCTGGGCTGCGCTGATCAGCAGATCAACGTGGTGTATCGCTCGGACGGCTCCGGCACCACCTACAACTTCACCAACAGCCTGGCGGCCTTCAGCGAGGCCTGGAAGACCGGCCCCGGAGCCGGCAAAGCGGTGGCCTGGCCGGTGGGCGTCGGCGCCAAGGGCAACGAGGGCGTGGCCGCCAACCTGGGCCAGAACCGCGGCAGCATCGGCTACGTGGAAACCTCCTTTGTGAAGGGCGATCTGCAGGCGGCCGCCGTTCAGAACAAGAGCGGCGACTTCGCCAAGCCCGACAGCGAAAACGCCAGCAAGGCGCTGGCCGCCATCGATCTCGGGCCCGACCTGATCGGCAGCGATCCCAACCCCTCGGCCGGCTACCCGATCGTCACCTTCACCTGGATCCTGCTCTACAAAACCGGCAACGGCGAGAAGGCCGAGATGCTCAAGAAGGTCTTCAACACCACCTTGTCGGAAGAGTTCCAGAGCAAGGCCCCCACGCTGGGCTACGTGAGCCTGCCGCCTGAGGTGATCACCAAGGCCAAGGCCGCCGTCGACAGCATCGGCAAGTAA
- a CDS encoding shikimate dehydrogenase, translating into MTHTITGQTALLGVLGDPVRHSLSPVMHNAALRALGLDWLYLALPVAAADLATVVRGLEAVDCRGLNVTLPHKQAVAALAAELSPLARRVGAVNTLVRREAGGWLGTNTDVDGFLAPLRQAAAGGGAGGWSGRRAVLLGCGGSARAVVAGLTELGLGRITVAARDHGRLAAFQASCGDWAPALDSWLWSAPAGRGDGNAAAAGPSLAQRLNEADLVVNSTPVGMGAPASASAAMAATRSPLTAAELEALRPGTLVYDLIYTPRPTPLLQDAAARGCHTQDGLEMLVQQGAAALQLWLQAAGQALPVPVDAMREAATAWLAAPTVG; encoded by the coding sequence ATGACCCACACCATCACCGGCCAGACCGCCCTGCTGGGCGTGCTCGGCGATCCGGTGCGCCATTCGCTCTCGCCGGTGATGCACAACGCCGCCCTGCGGGCACTCGGCCTCGACTGGCTCTATCTGGCCCTGCCGGTGGCTGCCGCCGACCTGGCCACGGTGGTGCGCGGCCTTGAAGCCGTCGACTGCCGCGGCCTCAACGTCACCCTGCCCCACAAGCAGGCCGTGGCCGCCCTGGCGGCGGAACTCAGCCCCCTGGCCCGCCGGGTCGGTGCCGTCAACACCCTGGTGCGCCGCGAGGCGGGCGGCTGGCTGGGCACGAACACCGATGTGGACGGCTTTCTGGCACCCCTGCGACAGGCGGCGGCGGGCGGCGGGGCCGGCGGCTGGAGCGGGCGGCGCGCCGTATTGCTGGGCTGCGGCGGCAGTGCCCGCGCCGTGGTGGCCGGCCTCACCGAGCTGGGCCTGGGGCGCATCACCGTGGCCGCCCGCGACCACGGGCGCCTGGCGGCCTTCCAGGCGAGCTGCGGTGACTGGGCGCCGGCCCTGGACAGCTGGCTCTGGAGCGCACCCGCTGGCCGTGGGGACGGCAACGCCGCCGCTGCTGGCCCCAGCCTGGCGCAACGCCTCAACGAGGCGGATCTGGTGGTGAACAGCACGCCGGTGGGCATGGGCGCGCCCGCCAGTGCTTCGGCAGCCATGGCCGCCACCCGTTCCCCCCTGACGGCAGCCGAGCTGGAGGCACTGCGCCCCGGCACACTCGTCTACGACCTCATCTACACGCCTCGCCCCACCCCGCTGCTGCAGGACGCCGCCGCCCGGGGCTGCCACACCCAGGACGGCCTGGAGATGCTCGTGCAGCAGGGGGCAGCCGCCCTGCAGCTCTGGCTCCAGGCGGCCGGCCAGGCGCTGCCGGTGCCTGTCGACGCCATGCGCGAAGCGGCCACAGCGTGGCTGGCGGCACCTACCGTGGGCTGA
- the rpsF gene encoding 30S ribosomal protein S6: MSQKPYYETMYILRPDIPEEEVETHVNKYRDIVTEAGAEVLDTQMRGKRRLAYTIAKHREGIYVQLNHNGDGQQVALLERAMRLSEDVIRYLTVKQDGPMPAPRAGGAAAPAEAEAAIAVAS, translated from the coding sequence ATGTCGCAGAAGCCTTACTACGAAACGATGTACATCCTTCGTCCGGACATCCCGGAGGAAGAGGTGGAGACGCATGTCAACAAATACCGTGACATCGTCACCGAAGCCGGCGCCGAAGTGCTCGACACTCAGATGCGCGGCAAGCGGCGTCTGGCTTACACGATCGCCAAGCATCGCGAAGGCATCTACGTGCAGCTCAACCACAACGGCGATGGCCAGCAGGTGGCCCTGCTGGAGCGGGCGATGCGTCTCAGCGAAGACGTGATCCGTTACCTCACCGTCAAGCAGGACGGCCCGATGCCAGCCCCCCGCGCCGGTGGCGCAGCGGCGCCCGCCGAAGCCGAGGCTGCCATCGCTGTCGCCTCCTGA
- a CDS encoding FAD-dependent oxidoreductase: MIGAGIIGLAAAWWLQRLGHAVVLVDPAPHGPQPEGSGSNAALGVLMGEVFHRSSGRAWRLRQQSLRLWEQWRAELALAGQTVPHRPGLLLLAADAQELARLEALALSRQALGLAMELWQRPALEALRPALPHGALAGLFSPRDGQLDPLAAMAAFRHDGQTRGLELRADRVEALERRNDRWQVSLRGGGGLEAPWVLVAAGLASPALLAPLGHERPLEPVLGQAAELEIGPELAAAWPASVVWRGINLVPRPQRRLWLGATLEPGLSADPARWSALRQLEGAAPEWLAQARVQRHWQGLRARPAGRPAPLLEQLEPGLLLLSGHYRNGVLLAPASAAWAADVIATGNGSLTCR, encoded by the coding sequence GTGATCGGCGCCGGCATCATCGGCCTGGCTGCTGCCTGGTGGCTCCAACGCCTCGGCCATGCGGTGGTGTTGGTGGATCCAGCCCCCCACGGCCCCCAGCCCGAAGGCAGCGGCAGCAACGCCGCGCTCGGAGTGCTGATGGGGGAGGTGTTCCACCGCAGCAGCGGCCGGGCCTGGCGGCTGCGGCAGCAATCGTTGCGGCTGTGGGAGCAGTGGCGCGCCGAGCTGGCCCTGGCCGGTCAGACGGTGCCCCACCGGCCGGGCCTGCTGCTGCTGGCCGCCGACGCTCAGGAGCTGGCGCGCCTCGAAGCCCTCGCCCTGAGCCGCCAGGCCCTGGGCCTGGCCATGGAGCTGTGGCAGCGGCCGGCGCTGGAAGCCCTTCGCCCCGCCCTGCCGCACGGTGCCCTGGCGGGGCTGTTCTCCCCCCGCGACGGGCAGCTCGATCCCCTTGCCGCCATGGCCGCCTTCCGTCACGACGGACAGACGCGCGGCCTGGAGCTGCGGGCGGATCGGGTGGAGGCTCTGGAGCGCCGCAACGACCGCTGGCAGGTTTCGCTGCGGGGTGGCGGCGGGCTGGAGGCCCCCTGGGTGCTGGTCGCCGCCGGCCTGGCCAGCCCGGCGCTGCTGGCGCCGCTCGGCCATGAGCGGCCGCTGGAGCCGGTGCTGGGCCAGGCCGCCGAGCTGGAGATCGGCCCTGAGCTCGCCGCTGCCTGGCCGGCGAGCGTGGTGTGGCGGGGCATCAACCTGGTGCCCCGCCCGCAGCGGCGGCTATGGCTGGGCGCCACCCTGGAGCCCGGCCTCAGCGCCGATCCAGCCCGCTGGAGCGCCCTGCGCCAGCTGGAAGGCGCAGCACCGGAGTGGCTGGCGCAAGCGCGCGTGCAGCGCCACTGGCAGGGTCTGCGGGCGCGGCCGGCCGGGCGGCCGGCACCGTTGCTCGAGCAGCTGGAGCCGGGGCTGCTGCTGCTGTCCGGTCACTACCGCAATGGCGTGCTGCTGGCGCCAGCCAGCGCCGCCTGGGCTGCTGACGTGATCGCTACCGGGAACGGGAGCCTTACCTGTCGTTAA
- the psbQ gene encoding photosystem II protein PsbQ, translated as MVAQLVFALRSALKRFAVLSLSVVLCLGLAACDGNQARKPPSISPADMAVIQRQAAGFQAAKDRLPELAELINERNWVFTRNLIHGPMQEVGREMLYINQRLLPADRPAATKLANQLKAALAELDEAAKLQDGERLRKGYIKVASGFGAYSDVIPADPLG; from the coding sequence ATGGTCGCTCAGCTGGTTTTCGCGCTTCGTTCCGCCCTGAAGCGCTTCGCCGTGCTCAGCCTTTCCGTGGTGTTGTGCCTGGGGCTGGCCGCCTGCGACGGCAATCAGGCCCGCAAGCCTCCCTCGATCAGCCCGGCGGACATGGCCGTGATCCAGCGCCAGGCCGCAGGCTTCCAGGCCGCCAAAGACCGGCTGCCGGAACTGGCGGAGCTGATCAACGAACGCAACTGGGTGTTCACCCGCAACCTGATCCACGGTCCGATGCAGGAAGTGGGCCGCGAGATGCTCTACATCAACCAGCGGCTTCTTCCCGCCGATCGTCCAGCCGCCACCAAGCTCGCCAACCAGCTGAAGGCCGCCCTGGCCGAACTCGATGAAGCCGCCAAACTCCAGGACGGCGAGCGGCTGCGCAAGGGCTACATCAAGGTGGCCAGCGGTTTCGGCGCCTACAGCGACGTGATCCCCGCCGATCCGCTCGGCTGA
- a CDS encoding RodZ domain-containing protein, with the protein MPEHVPSDRFGSDDPTAPQANGSDPETLEVDLQAARLELQSSQMQLQSAHLRLSRTQQELEQARRHQAELESLVSELPEIFERKFKERCEPILERQRLLTEENQSLRQTLQHALPGLNPQQRILMPAPAPAAAPGPPPPPTPPSRERPTQPRTPLQPLHWLKSSLSAAPRLPQTRHQLLLIAGAVGLLSLGGTLGWHQLRQSPASAPSVNTTASVAEAQGQAKSGNGTSAATPNPDAVGPNEVALRSNEDNWVEVRNGAGTYLFAGLLKGEKRFPLSEGLQVFAGRPDLLTIRRADGPARLLGRISDVAWVTIQPGASGRGSGPEAEATPTTSPAIATPSP; encoded by the coding sequence TTGCCCGAACACGTCCCCTCCGACCGGTTCGGGTCTGACGACCCGACTGCCCCTCAGGCCAACGGCAGCGATCCGGAAACCCTTGAGGTTGATCTTCAAGCCGCGCGGCTTGAGTTGCAGTCCAGCCAGATGCAGCTCCAGTCGGCCCACCTGCGTCTGAGCCGTACCCAGCAGGAGCTGGAGCAGGCGCGCCGTCACCAAGCGGAACTGGAATCTCTGGTTTCCGAGTTGCCTGAGATCTTCGAGCGCAAGTTCAAGGAACGCTGCGAGCCGATCCTGGAGCGCCAGAGGTTGCTGACGGAGGAGAACCAGTCGTTGCGGCAAACGCTCCAGCACGCGCTGCCTGGCCTCAACCCCCAGCAACGCATCTTGATGCCCGCTCCCGCGCCTGCCGCCGCACCGGGTCCGCCACCACCACCCACACCACCGTCCAGGGAGCGGCCCACCCAGCCGCGCACGCCGCTGCAGCCGCTGCACTGGTTGAAGAGCTCCCTGAGCGCCGCACCCCGTCTGCCGCAAACCCGGCACCAACTGCTGCTGATCGCCGGAGCGGTGGGCCTGCTCTCGCTCGGAGGCACCCTCGGATGGCATCAACTGCGGCAATCCCCCGCTTCCGCCCCCTCGGTGAACACCACAGCGTCAGTGGCGGAAGCGCAAGGGCAGGCCAAGAGCGGCAATGGCACCAGTGCCGCCACCCCCAATCCCGACGCTGTCGGGCCCAACGAAGTGGCCCTGCGCAGCAACGAGGACAACTGGGTGGAGGTGCGCAACGGCGCCGGTACCTACCTATTCGCGGGCTTGCTGAAAGGGGAGAAGCGATTTCCGCTCAGTGAGGGGCTGCAGGTGTTCGCCGGCCGTCCCGACCTGCTCACGATTCGACGCGCTGATGGCCCAGCCCGCCTGCTGGGGCGCATCAGTGACGTCGCCTGGGTCACCATCCAGCCCGGAGCCAGTGGCCGTGGCTCCGGGCCTGAAGCCGAAGCAACCCCCACCACGTCTCCGGCCATCGCGACTCCCAGCCCCTGA
- a CDS encoding Tic20 family protein has protein sequence MDIPIWQRFLAVLAYLLPWSDALPFGRDLFGLFPLLQWLAVPALPLATLQQLVPFGGFVIFLVLFLAVVRNPRVPYFIRFNVLQAILIDIVLILVSLTFQILLSPLAGSFAVRTLSNTVFLGTLLLVLFSVIQCVRGKEPDIPTVSEAVRIQLY, from the coding sequence ATGGACATCCCCATCTGGCAACGTTTTCTGGCCGTTCTGGCCTACCTGCTGCCCTGGAGCGACGCCCTTCCCTTCGGCAGGGACCTGTTCGGCCTCTTTCCACTGCTGCAGTGGCTGGCCGTTCCGGCGCTGCCGCTGGCCACCCTCCAGCAACTCGTTCCCTTCGGCGGGTTCGTGATCTTCCTGGTGCTGTTTCTGGCGGTGGTGCGCAACCCGCGGGTTCCGTACTTCATCCGCTTCAACGTGCTGCAGGCGATCCTGATCGACATCGTGCTGATCCTGGTCTCGCTCACCTTCCAGATCCTGCTAAGCCCCCTGGCGGGCAGCTTCGCCGTGCGCACCCTCAGCAACACGGTCTTCCTCGGCACGCTGCTGCTGGTGCTGTTCTCCGTGATCCAGTGCGTCCGCGGCAAGGAACCCGACATCCCCACCGTGTCCGAGGCGGTGCGCATCCAGCTCTACTGA